One region of Candidatus Macondimonas diazotrophica genomic DNA includes:
- a CDS encoding hydrogenase/urease maturation nickel metallochaperone HypA, producing MHESGLITALLRQVEAQARAASASRVVGIELWVGALCGFSEAHLREHFAHEAQGSLAENAMLSVACSEDITHPDAAHLMLRSIEIR from the coding sequence ATGCATGAATCAGGATTGATCACCGCCCTGTTGCGGCAGGTCGAGGCGCAGGCCCGGGCTGCATCGGCCAGCCGGGTGGTGGGCATCGAGCTCTGGGTCGGTGCGCTCTGTGGCTTTTCCGAGGCGCATCTGCGGGAGCATTTCGCGCATGAGGCGCAAGGGTCGCTGGCCGAGAATGCAATGCTGAGTGTGGCATGCTCCGAGGACATCACCCATCCCGATGCCGCTCATCTGATGCTCCGGTCCATCGAGATTCGCTGA